In Magnolia sinica isolate HGM2019 chromosome 12, MsV1, whole genome shotgun sequence, a single genomic region encodes these proteins:
- the LOC131220381 gene encoding fe(2+) transport protein 1-like: protein MTHLFPTLLIALILLSSSPQISGSPSECDVGPTNGCHDKPAALRLKIIAICAILVTSMIGVCLPLITRSIPAVHPDRNLFFVVKAFASGVILATGYMHVMPDSFDDLRSECLPENPWRKFPFTMFVAMLSAVVTLMVDSFAMSFYKKRNSGLAVSTDPDPSSDPEKKVGHDHAHDHNEDEQSLLLRYRVVAQVLELGIVVHSVVIGLSMGASQNPCTIRPLVAALCFHQLFEGMGLGGCILQADYKIKMKAIMVFFFSFTTPFGIALGIGLSNVYRDNSPTALIVVGLLNASSAGLLNYMALVDLLAADFMGPKLQSNPKLQIWAYVAVFLGAGGMSLMAKWA from the exons ATGACCCACCTATTTCCCACACTCCTTATCGCCCTCATTCTCCTCTCATCATCACCGCAAATCTCTGGATCGCCGTCCGAatgcgatgtggggcccaccaacgggTGCCACGACAAGCCCGCCGCTCTACGCCTGAAGATCATCGCCATATGCGCCATCCTCGTCACTAGCATGATAGGTGTGTGCCTGCCACTCATCACACGCTCAATCCCAGCCGTTCATCCAGATAGGAACTTGTTCTTCGTGGTCAAGGCGTTCGCGTCGGGCGTGATCCTGGCCACCGGGTACATGCACGTAATGCCCGACTCGTTCGATGACTTGAGATCCGAATGCTTACCCGAGAACCCGTGGAGGAAGTTCCCCTTCACGATGTTCGTGGCTATGTTGTCAGCTGTCGTCACGTTGATGGTGGATTCTTTCGCGATGAGTTTCTACAAGAAGCGTAATTCGGGTCTGGCCGTGTCCACGGACCCGGACCCGTCTAGTGATCCGGAGAAGAAGGTGGGCCATGACCATGCTCACGATCATAACGAAGATGAACAGTCACTGTTGCTGCGGTACCGCGTCGTCGCTCAG GTACTAGAATTAGGGATTGTAGTTCACTCAGTTGTGATTGGGCTTTCAATGGGTGCCTCTCAAAACCCTTGCACAATCAGGCCTCTTGTAGCTGCCCTTTGCTTCCATCAGCTCTTTGAAGGCATGGGCCTTGGTGGCTGCATCCTCCAG GCCGATTACAAAATCAAGATGAAGGCTATCATGGTGTTTTTCTTCTCCTTCACAACTCCATTCGGCATCGCCCTCGGCATCGGTCTATCAAACGTCTACCGTGATAACAGCCCAACGGCCCTGATTGTAGTGGGGCTGCTGAATGCTTCATCAGCTGGACTTTTGAACTACATGGCGTTGGTGGATCTTTTAGCCGCAGACTTCATGGGCCCAAAGCTACAAAGCAATCCAAAGCTTCAGATATGGGCTTATGTTGCAGTCTTCTTAGGTGCCGGTGGCATGTCGCTTATGGCAAAATGGGCATGA